From a single Streptomyces misionensis genomic region:
- a CDS encoding ABC transporter permease → MRTPASRTGATRAALRGSALSYRALFTWFNPLGYLSSRIVRPIGMAIAFTSLATHYGAGAARMLVASSLLAGAGAVVYGMALSVGNERSFNTLGVWLASPQNKVAAACQRALPHIVDGFVGGLCTYLVCSLLYTTLPIGIPQYAALLAVGVLTTAGFGLTLSALALLIEDLFVGPNMAELVLMVLSGTLVPQSRLPGFLVPLSEAMPLSHVMRAVDGLLAGRAHNVSLVVELAVGAAWALAGVLFVHLAARRATARVALGNA, encoded by the coding sequence ATGCGCACCCCCGCCTCCCGCACCGGCGCCACACGTGCCGCGCTGCGCGGTTCGGCCCTGTCCTACCGGGCCCTGTTCACCTGGTTCAACCCGCTGGGCTACCTCAGCTCGCGCATCGTGCGCCCGATCGGCATGGCCATCGCCTTCACCTCGCTCGCCACCCACTACGGCGCCGGCGCCGCCCGCATGCTGGTCGCCTCCAGCCTGCTCGCGGGCGCGGGCGCGGTCGTCTACGGGATGGCCCTGTCGGTCGGCAACGAGCGCTCCTTCAACACCCTCGGCGTCTGGCTCGCCTCGCCCCAGAACAAGGTCGCCGCCGCCTGCCAGCGGGCCCTGCCGCACATCGTGGACGGCTTCGTCGGCGGCCTGTGCACGTACCTCGTGTGCAGCCTGCTGTACACCACCCTGCCCATCGGCATCCCGCAGTACGCCGCGCTGCTGGCCGTCGGCGTGCTGACGACCGCGGGGTTCGGGCTGACCCTCTCGGCCCTCGCCCTGCTCATCGAGGACCTGTTCGTCGGGCCCAACATGGCCGAACTCGTCCTCATGGTGCTGTCGGGGACCCTGGTGCCCCAGAGCCGGCTCCCCGGCTTCCTGGTCCCGCTGAGCGAGGCGATGCCGCTCAGCCATGTGATGCGGGCCGTCGACGGCCTCCTCGCCGGGCGGGCGCACAACGTGTCCCTGGTCGTCGAACTCGCCGTCGGCGCCGCATGGGCCCTCGCCGGTGTGCTCTTCGTGCATCTGGCCGCCCGCCGCGCGACCGCCCGTGTCGCGCTCGGCAACGCCTGA
- a CDS encoding acetylxylan esterase, translated as MPGDELGRFWHATLTEAAELPLDVQLTSVATPLAGCDVYDVSFAGAHGHRVAAWLILPGSRAADGPAPCTVQFLGYGEGRGHVLDSVLWPALGYATLVVDTRGQSGAGGRAGATPDPVGLTHPQVPGFVTRGILDPATYYYRDAYVDAVRAVAVAAGHPGVDAGRIATTGRSQGGQLALAAAVLSPLVGAALVESPFLAALPDPTRVPDRQPYRELLRFAESYPDLVPRAARTLALFDVAELAAYGRCPALFSVAGQDQRCLPETGYAAHARYPAPKRLLTWPLAEHAAPNTPLRLAEAEFLAGVFAQAAPPAPAFWQEGHDR; from the coding sequence ATGCCCGGCGATGAACTCGGGCGGTTCTGGCACGCCACCCTCACCGAGGCCGCCGAGCTGCCCCTCGACGTACAACTGACCTCCGTGGCCACGCCGTTGGCGGGCTGCGACGTGTACGACGTCTCCTTCGCCGGGGCGCACGGCCACCGCGTCGCGGCCTGGCTGATCCTGCCCGGGAGCCGCGCGGCCGACGGTCCGGCGCCGTGCACCGTCCAGTTCCTCGGCTACGGCGAAGGCCGCGGCCACGTCCTGGACAGCGTGCTGTGGCCCGCCCTCGGCTACGCCACGCTCGTCGTGGACACCCGCGGCCAGAGCGGCGCGGGCGGCCGCGCGGGCGCCACCCCGGACCCCGTCGGCCTCACCCACCCCCAGGTGCCGGGCTTCGTCACGCGCGGCATCCTCGACCCCGCCACGTACTACTACCGGGACGCGTACGTCGACGCGGTGCGCGCCGTCGCCGTGGCCGCCGGGCACCCGGGCGTCGACGCCGGCCGCATCGCCACCACCGGCCGCAGCCAGGGCGGCCAACTGGCCCTGGCGGCGGCGGTGCTGAGCCCGCTGGTCGGCGCCGCGCTCGTCGAGTCGCCCTTCCTCGCCGCGCTGCCCGATCCGACCCGGGTCCCCGACCGGCAGCCCTACCGGGAGCTGCTGCGCTTCGCCGAGTCCTACCCGGACCTGGTGCCGCGCGCGGCGCGGACGCTCGCTCTCTTCGACGTCGCCGAGCTGGCGGCGTACGGCCGCTGCCCGGCGCTGTTCTCCGTGGCCGGCCAAGACCAGCGCTGCCTGCCGGAGACCGGTTACGCCGCACACGCCCGCTACCCGGCGCCCAAACGGCTGCTGACCTGGCCGCTGGCCGAGCACGCCGCGCCCAACACCCCGCTCCGGCTCGCCGAGGCGGAGTTCCTGGCCGGCGTCTTCGCCCAGGCCGCCCCGCCCGCCCCCGCGTTCTGGCAGGAAGGACACGACAGATGA
- a CDS encoding nucleoside-diphosphate kinase gives METQRSAERPHDIPPGLLAAVTRSPVKERLFGTDTYTREAAWTFGDHTDELLRTALCVLKPDAAVGRRYGTALQALRDNGFRPVDVVRFRHDRLTIRETWRFQLNFADRERIATMELYLRSLDCVLLVLRDERHRPGAVPAAVRLASLKGPATAERRRPEHLRERLGALNGLFNFIHTTDEPLDVLRDLGLLLEPGRRERVRDRMVSGHDATDEVTRVFADVEDTVAPHDLDPDRSWRRLEEAGSPAGALARLRARGTAVTAAELLQAAHHPDADPGDLWDLLSVLTATVRFNTPGIERIYPNVLLTAWQEQA, from the coding sequence ATGGAGACGCAGCGTTCCGCCGAGCGCCCCCACGACATACCGCCCGGCCTGCTGGCGGCCGTCACCCGCTCGCCGGTCAAGGAGCGGCTGTTCGGTACGGACACCTACACCCGGGAGGCCGCCTGGACGTTCGGCGACCACACGGACGAACTGCTGCGCACCGCCCTTTGCGTCCTCAAGCCCGATGCCGCTGTAGGGCGGCGCTACGGCACCGCCCTACAGGCACTGCGCGACAACGGGTTCCGCCCGGTCGACGTGGTGCGCTTCCGGCACGACCGGCTGACCATCCGCGAGACCTGGCGCTTCCAGCTCAACTTCGCCGACCGCGAGCGCATCGCCACCATGGAGCTGTACCTGCGTTCCCTGGACTGCGTGCTGCTCGTGCTGCGCGACGAGCGGCACCGGCCCGGCGCCGTACCGGCCGCCGTCCGGCTGGCCTCTCTCAAGGGCCCGGCGACCGCCGAACGGCGCAGGCCGGAGCACCTGCGCGAGCGGCTGGGCGCGCTCAACGGGCTGTTCAACTTCATCCACACCACCGACGAGCCCCTCGACGTGCTGCGCGACCTCGGGCTGCTGCTCGAACCCGGGCGCCGCGAACGGGTCCGCGACCGGATGGTGTCCGGCCACGACGCCACCGACGAGGTGACCCGCGTCTTCGCGGACGTCGAGGACACCGTCGCCCCCCACGACCTCGACCCCGACCGCAGCTGGCGGCGCCTCGAAGAGGCCGGCTCGCCGGCCGGGGCACTCGCCCGGCTGCGCGCCCGGGGCACCGCCGTCACCGCCGCCGAACTGCTCCAGGCGGCCCACCACCCGGACGCCGACCCCGGCGACCTGTGGGACCTGCTGTCGGTGCTGACCGCCACCGTGCGCTTCAACACCCCCGGCATCGAGCGCATCTACCCCAACGTGCTGCTCACCGCGTGGCAGGAGCAGGCATGA
- a CDS encoding (2Fe-2S)-binding protein, whose product MSGGSICVCYQVGEDEIVGWIRRGVTTVEGLGECCGAGRGCGDCHEMLEELVEDFGDPAVSDLEKAASHARR is encoded by the coding sequence ATGAGCGGCGGCAGCATCTGCGTCTGCTACCAGGTCGGCGAGGACGAGATCGTCGGCTGGATCCGCCGGGGCGTCACGACCGTCGAGGGGCTGGGGGAGTGCTGCGGCGCCGGGCGGGGCTGCGGCGACTGCCACGAGATGCTGGAGGAACTGGTCGAGGACTTCGGCGACCCGGCCGTGAGCGACCTCGAAAAGGCGGCGAGCCATGCCCGGCGATGA
- a CDS encoding PqqD family protein, which produces MARSVIEEKLQAARVLAEALAADDNGSIDSMYIAGSLTAGLGNPTSDADLFVLYADESAMGDDVTQYNVNGHRVDVERYTLAFVEDAVETVTSFELRRDNLTDLHKLPGKLDFVCRLYTSETVAPSPALDGFKQRIDASVATIRQVAVNYSAIAVNGHLEDFLGASVDGDFETAALVGQELTAYAGKAVAAASGDLYYSKKWVYKQLDRTPVAGFPKDTFVEFQRGNWTDRGDRAAEELVFFVQTCVAAAQLLSRQGVSLDAWPWAGPAEPAADGLWRNPSYNVLGQREGILLHWELRRQLMLRDPAAFVWALCDGRSAQGVVDAVQGLAEHVPALKTMTPERVERLLESLRSRDLVGDAPYSVLGTI; this is translated from the coding sequence GTGGCGCGCTCGGTGATTGAAGAAAAGCTGCAAGCGGCCCGCGTATTGGCGGAGGCGCTTGCCGCCGACGACAATGGATCGATTGATTCCATGTATATTGCGGGAAGCCTGACGGCGGGCCTCGGAAATCCCACGAGCGATGCCGACCTTTTCGTTCTCTACGCGGACGAGTCCGCCATGGGCGACGACGTCACGCAGTACAACGTGAACGGACACCGGGTCGACGTCGAGCGCTACACCCTCGCCTTCGTCGAGGACGCGGTGGAGACGGTCACCTCGTTCGAGCTGCGCCGGGACAACCTGACCGACCTGCACAAACTGCCCGGCAAGCTGGACTTCGTCTGCCGCCTGTACACCTCCGAGACGGTGGCGCCCTCGCCCGCGCTCGACGGCTTCAAGCAGCGCATCGACGCCTCCGTCGCCACCATCCGCCAGGTGGCGGTCAATTACTCCGCCATCGCGGTCAACGGCCACCTCGAGGACTTCCTCGGCGCCTCCGTCGACGGCGATTTCGAGACAGCGGCTCTGGTCGGCCAGGAGCTGACCGCCTACGCGGGCAAGGCCGTCGCGGCGGCCTCCGGCGACCTCTACTACAGCAAGAAGTGGGTCTACAAGCAGCTCGACCGCACCCCCGTCGCCGGCTTCCCGAAGGACACCTTCGTCGAGTTCCAGCGCGGCAACTGGACCGACCGCGGCGACCGCGCCGCCGAAGAGCTCGTCTTCTTCGTGCAGACCTGCGTCGCCGCCGCCCAGCTGCTCAGCCGCCAGGGCGTGTCCCTGGACGCCTGGCCGTGGGCCGGACCGGCCGAGCCGGCCGCGGACGGCCTGTGGCGCAACCCCTCGTACAACGTCCTCGGACAGCGCGAGGGCATCCTGCTGCACTGGGAGCTGCGCCGCCAGCTGATGCTGCGCGACCCCGCGGCCTTCGTCTGGGCGCTGTGCGACGGCCGCAGCGCGCAGGGTGTCGTCGACGCCGTGCAGGGGCTGGCCGAGCACGTCCCCGCGCTCAAGACCATGACCCCCGAGCGCGTCGAGCGGCTGCTGGAGTCGCTGCGCTCACGCGACCTCGTGGGCGACGCACCGTACTCCGTCCTCGGCACCATCTGA
- a CDS encoding TldD/PmbA family protein: MAATTTRPTGTEDLLETAQWAIERLGTRAQYAQAYAERTLEVRVECLDGEVLATCVEPREGLACMVREDGRWRHRAFSVAQLPSLPTWSAADRSAPGADLPAWPDAPDARFTPVAARDWLVRGAAPAHSLRTMEDFTLRSIAVVDTDGVRSAGTTRVVRRRAEATVTHDGNRYRGLSRWLQRGPGAGTADRDAVPQDVARIAVEHAHDSARATLGGRHRTPVVFGPSAAVGLLHELIGHALEADNFAMRSDYVAGLRKPGAVPASVTMYDDPTLADGYGSYDIDDEGIAGTVTTLVADGELGAPLSSVRTAQRHGRPSTGNGRRRDYRALPLPRASNTVLARGTDDPAALLAPSAQGLLHVGCLGAGMIHLSSGEFHFAALNCTYVTPDGHRVPVRDVSLFGDALETLARVEGIGTDFGGDSVTCGKQGQMIGIGLFSPSMRFSALDWSAA; the protein is encoded by the coding sequence ATGGCAGCGACGACGACCCGGCCGACCGGCACCGAGGACCTGCTGGAGACGGCCCAGTGGGCCATCGAACGGCTCGGCACCCGCGCGCAGTACGCGCAGGCCTACGCGGAGCGCACCCTGGAGGTGCGCGTGGAGTGCCTGGACGGCGAGGTGCTCGCCACCTGCGTGGAGCCCCGCGAGGGCCTCGCGTGCATGGTCCGCGAGGACGGCCGCTGGCGCCACCGGGCCTTCTCCGTCGCCCAGTTGCCGTCGCTGCCCACCTGGTCGGCGGCCGACCGGTCGGCGCCCGGCGCGGACCTGCCGGCCTGGCCGGACGCCCCGGACGCGCGGTTCACGCCCGTGGCCGCGCGGGACTGGCTGGTCCGGGGCGCCGCCCCGGCCCACTCCCTGCGCACCATGGAGGACTTCACCCTGCGCAGCATCGCCGTCGTGGACACCGACGGCGTGCGGTCGGCCGGCACCACCCGCGTCGTACGGCGCCGCGCCGAGGCCACCGTCACCCACGACGGGAACCGCTACCGGGGGCTCAGCCGCTGGCTCCAGCGCGGCCCGGGGGCCGGCACCGCCGACCGTGACGCCGTACCGCAGGACGTGGCCCGGATCGCCGTGGAGCACGCGCACGACTCCGCGCGGGCCACCCTCGGCGGGCGCCACCGCACCCCCGTGGTCTTCGGCCCCTCCGCCGCCGTCGGCCTGCTGCACGAGCTGATCGGACACGCGCTCGAAGCCGACAACTTCGCGATGCGCAGCGACTACGTCGCGGGGCTGCGCAAGCCCGGCGCCGTGCCCGCCTCGGTGACGATGTACGACGACCCCACCCTCGCCGACGGCTACGGCTCGTACGACATCGACGACGAGGGCATCGCCGGCACCGTCACCACGCTCGTCGCCGACGGCGAACTCGGCGCCCCGCTGTCCAGCGTCCGCACGGCCCAGCGCCACGGCCGGCCGTCCACCGGCAACGGCCGCCGCCGCGACTACCGCGCCCTGCCGCTGCCCCGCGCCAGCAACACCGTGCTGGCCCGCGGCACCGACGACCCGGCCGCCCTGCTGGCGCCCTCCGCCCAGGGCCTGCTGCACGTCGGCTGCCTCGGGGCCGGGATGATCCACCTCAGCTCCGGCGAGTTCCACTTCGCCGCGCTGAACTGCACCTACGTCACCCCCGACGGCCACCGCGTCCCGGTGCGCGACGTCAGCCTGTTCGGCGACGCGCTGGAGACCCTCGCCCGCGTCGAGGGCATCGGCACGGACTTCGGCGGCGACAGCGTCACCTGCGGAAAGCAGGGCCAGATGATCGGCATCGGGCTGTTCTCGCCCTCGATGCGGTTCTCCGCACTGGATTGGAGCGCGGCGTGA
- a CDS encoding metallopeptidase TldD-related protein produces MKTLEPRLDQALAVAEAVRSALRPAEHAATFLERTARRRLVCDATGKKQLLVEDPPFSGFVRLERDGRELYLNAGRLTEPSAARLLAAGRPLFHLGSPAADPDRAHAHRADGGPRTPAERLDMARAAERTDALTAAIAAGLLPGQSVAALHVSDVLRESVFLDSAAARLQDQCYGVELTAVVTDGTGTHAVSATRYAAALDDIDLTGFGRELALLHTGMGTGTHTFTGSRVVFTPSAVAQVLRALVNTILLNPVADPAPLATTLVDEGPRAAGYGAVAFDCEGTATGVTRLVGRDGRQRAVATRKTPSGPGEPRPPLTGHAWWNPLKNFPQTTAGNVRLTPTPDTTADALLAGERCVVVDARTLGVEEFRSGGQLAFRLLAAQAVDGVPGQACTPMSVEGSAIDFLAAVTAVADTVSYFPGQISAGGAYLEMDITGITSKVMGS; encoded by the coding sequence GTGAAGACCCTCGAACCCCGCCTCGACCAGGCGCTCGCCGTGGCCGAGGCGGTCCGGTCGGCCCTGCGGCCGGCGGAGCACGCGGCGACGTTCCTGGAGCGCACCGCCCGGCGCCGGCTGGTGTGCGACGCCACCGGCAAGAAGCAACTCCTCGTCGAGGACCCGCCGTTCAGCGGATTCGTCCGGCTGGAACGCGACGGCCGGGAGCTGTACCTCAACGCAGGCCGGCTCACCGAGCCCAGCGCCGCACGGCTGCTGGCGGCCGGGCGCCCGCTCTTCCATCTCGGCAGCCCCGCGGCCGACCCCGACCGGGCGCACGCCCACCGGGCCGACGGCGGCCCGCGCACCCCGGCGGAGCGCCTCGACATGGCCCGGGCCGCCGAGCGCACCGACGCGCTGACGGCGGCCATCGCCGCCGGGCTGCTCCCCGGGCAGAGCGTGGCCGCCCTGCACGTGAGCGACGTGCTGCGCGAGTCCGTCTTCCTGGACAGCGCCGCGGCCCGCCTCCAGGACCAGTGCTACGGCGTCGAACTGACCGCCGTCGTCACCGACGGAACCGGCACGCACGCGGTGTCGGCCACCCGATACGCCGCCGCGCTCGACGACATCGACCTGACCGGGTTCGGCCGCGAACTGGCCCTGCTGCACACCGGGATGGGCACCGGCACGCACACCTTCACGGGCAGCCGCGTCGTGTTCACGCCGTCCGCCGTCGCCCAGGTGCTGCGCGCCCTGGTGAACACGATCCTGCTCAACCCCGTCGCCGACCCCGCGCCGCTGGCCACCACCCTGGTGGACGAGGGCCCGCGCGCGGCGGGCTACGGCGCCGTCGCCTTCGACTGCGAGGGCACCGCGACCGGAGTCACCCGGCTGGTCGGCCGCGACGGACGCCAGCGCGCCGTCGCCACCCGCAAGACCCCGTCCGGGCCGGGCGAACCGCGGCCGCCGCTGACCGGCCACGCGTGGTGGAACCCGCTGAAGAACTTCCCCCAGACGACGGCCGGCAACGTCCGGCTGACCCCCACCCCGGACACCACCGCCGACGCCCTGCTCGCGGGCGAGCGCTGCGTGGTCGTGGACGCCCGCACCCTGGGCGTCGAGGAGTTCCGCTCGGGCGGTCAGCTCGCGTTCCGGCTCCTGGCCGCCCAGGCCGTGGACGGCGTCCCGGGGCAGGCCTGCACTCCGATGTCCGTCGAGGGGTCGGCCATCGACTTCCTCGCCGCGGTCACGGCCGTCGCCGACACCGTGTCCTACTTCCCCGGCCAGATATCGGCGGGCGGGGCCTACCTGGAGATGGACATCACCGGGATCACCTCGAAGGTAATGGGATCATGA
- a CDS encoding nucleoside-diphosphate kinase, with protein MRRLHPQSPPVSRLTEVPAGLLETVTWSERKADLYAVDQYFREAVWTFGDITERMLGIALCMLKSEATAGRRLRPALRILREAGFHPVDAVRFRHDRMTIREVWRYQFNIASRERIEAMDVILPSTETVALVLRDEHWRPGAVPAAVRLNALKGPADPAQREPEHLRHQLGVVSGLFNFTHISDEPADVLRELAVICDEPRRELIRRRILDDHDARPDALEIFQELEDRHPEHDFDLEASWRRLAAADGPLAAEGGRRPGLREMLDLTHRTSLDDPHRWDLLTVVTHLLTAMNVEGVTPTVPNVTQAWRPRRLDGVAS; from the coding sequence ATGAGACGCCTGCATCCGCAGAGTCCGCCCGTCTCCCGGCTGACCGAGGTCCCCGCCGGCCTCCTGGAGACCGTCACCTGGTCGGAGCGCAAGGCCGATCTCTACGCGGTCGACCAGTACTTCCGCGAGGCCGTCTGGACCTTCGGGGACATCACCGAGCGGATGCTCGGCATCGCGCTGTGCATGCTCAAGTCCGAGGCGACCGCGGGGCGCAGGCTGCGGCCCGCGCTGCGGATCCTGCGGGAGGCGGGCTTCCACCCGGTGGACGCGGTGCGCTTCCGGCACGACCGGATGACGATCCGCGAGGTCTGGCGCTACCAGTTCAACATCGCGAGCCGCGAGCGCATCGAGGCCATGGACGTCATCCTGCCCAGCACCGAGACGGTGGCGCTGGTCCTGCGGGACGAGCACTGGCGGCCGGGGGCCGTCCCCGCCGCCGTACGGCTCAACGCGCTCAAGGGCCCGGCCGACCCGGCCCAGCGCGAGCCGGAGCACCTGCGCCACCAACTGGGCGTGGTCAGCGGCCTGTTCAACTTCACGCACATCTCGGACGAGCCCGCGGACGTGCTGCGCGAACTCGCCGTCATCTGCGACGAGCCCCGGCGCGAGCTGATCCGCCGCCGCATCCTGGACGATCACGACGCCCGCCCCGACGCCCTGGAGATCTTCCAGGAGCTGGAGGACCGGCACCCCGAGCACGACTTCGACCTGGAGGCCAGCTGGCGCCGGCTCGCCGCGGCCGACGGGCCGCTCGCGGCGGAGGGCGGCCGGCGCCCCGGCCTCAGGGAGATGCTCGACCTGACCCACCGCACGTCCCTGGACGATCCGCACCGCTGGGACCTGCTGACCGTCGTCACCCATCTGCTGACCGCGATGAACGTCGAGGGCGTGACCCCCACCGTGCCCAACGTCACGCAGGCCTGGCGGCCGCGGCGACTGGACGGGGTCGCCTCGTGA
- a CDS encoding ABC transporter permease, producing MTTVRTAPVRRPRTGSGATYARAVVDQLRMHATSPMAIFSTLAMPCVFAFVVHANATRGFSRHTTSDMAVGSAGIGMLDSIIVLVLFSMMGEKQWKTLYAALGSPGGLVPVVLGRLTGTAVQSLTALPGTLIVLGLLFGVDGGFDWTRWLVGGVLLAFATASMIGLLGFVVLRFPFSAGMTNGLTGLIMALSALIVPQSALPAPVRKVALIVPQSHVMAWIRGAGADQLPAAVGLTAVFCALVVVAVRRLEKTVRHDALPLEA from the coding sequence ATGACCACCGTACGCACCGCACCCGTGAGGCGGCCGCGGACCGGTTCCGGGGCGACCTACGCCCGGGCGGTCGTGGACCAGCTGCGGATGCACGCGACCAGCCCCATGGCCATCTTCTCGACGCTCGCGATGCCCTGTGTGTTCGCCTTCGTCGTGCACGCCAACGCCACGCGCGGCTTCTCCCGCCACACCACCAGCGACATGGCCGTCGGCTCGGCGGGCATCGGCATGCTCGACTCGATCATCGTGCTGGTGCTGTTCAGCATGATGGGCGAGAAGCAGTGGAAGACGCTGTACGCCGCCCTCGGCAGCCCCGGCGGCCTGGTCCCCGTGGTCCTCGGCCGGCTGACCGGCACCGCCGTCCAGTCGCTCACCGCGCTGCCCGGCACCCTGATCGTCCTCGGCCTGCTCTTCGGCGTCGACGGCGGCTTCGACTGGACGCGCTGGCTCGTCGGCGGCGTCCTGCTCGCCTTCGCCACCGCCTCCATGATCGGGCTGCTCGGCTTCGTGGTCCTGCGCTTCCCGTTCTCGGCCGGCATGACCAACGGACTGACCGGTCTGATCATGGCGCTCAGCGCCCTGATCGTGCCCCAGTCCGCGCTGCCGGCGCCCGTGCGGAAGGTCGCCCTGATCGTGCCGCAGTCGCACGTGATGGCCTGGATCCGGGGCGCGGGCGCGGACCAGCTGCCGGCGGCGGTGGGCCTCACCGCCGTCTTCTGCGCCCTGGTCGTGGTCGCCGTGCGGCGCCTGGAGAAGACCGTCCGCCACGACGCCCTTCCGCTGGAGGCCTGA
- a CDS encoding ABC transporter ATP-binding protein has protein sequence MTVSSQGLEARGLVREFTTKDGSVRRAVDDVTLVVRPGELVSVLGPNGAGKTTTVKMLTGLLLPTAGQVLIDGHDVVRDRRRAALACGFSLGGDTGLYPRLTAAQNLEFFGLMYGLRGSRLAGRTRELLAEVDLADRSGDLVGSFSRGMKQRLHLARALLHEPSVLILDEPSAGLDPQSAATMRALVARLTGEGRSILLTTHDMREAEELSRRIVLMKDGRVHVESTAGELRLNAANRLGHVVNAVFSAAEAPEGVRDCPGALRVERDGSAVTLRVTDGAAAVQWLLAAFPGQTTSVAVTPPTLEEVFLDMVAAS, from the coding sequence ATGACAGTTTCCAGCCAAGGGCTCGAAGCCCGCGGCCTCGTACGCGAGTTCACGACGAAGGACGGCTCGGTACGCCGGGCGGTCGACGACGTGACCCTGGTCGTACGGCCCGGCGAACTCGTCTCCGTGCTCGGCCCCAACGGCGCCGGCAAGACCACCACGGTCAAGATGCTGACCGGGCTGCTCCTGCCGACCGCGGGCCAGGTCCTGATCGACGGGCACGACGTGGTGCGCGACCGCCGTCGCGCCGCCCTGGCCTGCGGATTCAGCCTCGGCGGCGACACCGGCCTGTACCCGCGGCTGACGGCCGCGCAGAACCTGGAGTTCTTCGGCCTCATGTACGGCCTGCGCGGCTCCCGCCTCGCGGGGCGCACCCGTGAACTCCTGGCCGAAGTGGACCTCGCGGACCGCTCCGGCGACCTCGTGGGCTCCTTCTCGCGCGGCATGAAGCAGCGGCTGCACCTGGCCCGCGCCCTGCTGCACGAGCCGTCCGTGCTCATCCTGGACGAGCCCTCCGCGGGCCTCGACCCCCAGTCCGCCGCCACCATGCGCGCCCTCGTCGCGCGGCTGACCGGCGAGGGCCGCAGCATCCTGCTGACCACCCACGACATGCGCGAGGCCGAGGAACTGAGCCGCCGCATCGTCCTGATGAAGGACGGCCGCGTCCACGTGGAGTCCACGGCGGGCGAACTGCGGCTGAACGCGGCGAACCGGCTGGGCCACGTCGTCAACGCGGTGTTCTCCGCCGCCGAGGCCCCCGAGGGCGTGCGGGACTGCCCCGGAGCGCTGCGCGTCGAGCGGGACGGCTCCGCCGTCACCCTGCGCGTCACCGACGGCGCCGCCGCCGTGCAGTGGCTGCTGGCCGCCTTCCCCGGGCAGACCACCAGCGTCGCCGTCACCCCGCCCACCCTCGAAGAGGTCTTCCTGGACATGGTGGCCGCGTCATGA
- a CDS encoding MOSC domain-containing protein, translated as MTAVLTTLNLAVERRGPWATLGYSGIDKRPVAHRVMARHEGLEGDLVADRRVHGGPDKAVYAFAREDAVFWEEELGREIRPGNFGENLSTTGLDITGAEVGERWAIGEAVFEVIRARKPCRVFAGFWDVPDLVKRFIAHGAPGAYLRVLKEGTIGAGDPIEIIERPGHGVTIGYMLRALTTEPHLMPRFLDAPQMLPKHHEKARKWLATHPQETSVR; from the coding sequence GTGACCGCCGTGCTCACCACCCTCAACCTCGCCGTGGAACGGCGGGGCCCCTGGGCCACCCTCGGCTACAGCGGCATCGACAAGCGGCCGGTGGCCCACCGGGTCATGGCCCGCCACGAGGGACTCGAAGGCGACCTGGTCGCCGACCGGCGGGTGCACGGCGGCCCCGACAAGGCGGTGTACGCCTTCGCCCGCGAGGACGCCGTCTTCTGGGAGGAGGAGCTGGGCCGCGAGATCCGTCCGGGCAACTTCGGCGAGAACCTCTCGACCACCGGCCTGGACATCACCGGCGCCGAGGTCGGTGAGCGCTGGGCCATCGGCGAGGCGGTCTTCGAGGTCATCCGGGCCCGCAAGCCCTGCCGCGTCTTCGCGGGCTTCTGGGACGTCCCGGACCTGGTCAAGCGCTTCATCGCGCACGGCGCCCCGGGCGCCTACCTGCGTGTGCTGAAGGAGGGAACCATCGGGGCGGGTGATCCCATCGAGATCATCGAGCGGCCCGGACACGGGGTGACCATCGGCTACATGCTCAGGGCGCTGACCACCGAGCCGCACCTGATGCCCCGCTTCCTGGACGCCCCCCAGATGCTGCCCAAACACCACGAGAAGGCCCGCAAGTGGCTGGCCACGCACCCCCAGGAGACATCCGTCCGATGA